DNA from Chitinivibrionales bacterium:
CTGACTGCAAGTGGTATATAGCGAGCTCCGGCGTTTTCGAATATGGCTGATGCATTGTGTATGTCCTCTGCAGGTCCTGATATGACGGTTTGGAAGCATGAGTTATAATTAGCTATATCGATGGAACCGAGGTTATTCTGCTTCAGGATTGCGTGTAGTGCATCGCTCTTTATTCCTATGACAGCCGCCATTCCGCCATTTTGCGCTTCAGCCATCAGTTCGCCTCTCTTTTTGACTATACGGAGGCTTGTCTCGATATCAAAAACTCCTGCAGCAAAGAGCGCATTATATTCACCAAGGCTGTGACCGGCGAGGAAATCGGGCTTCTTCTCCTTTGCAATTTTTTCAAGATACAGCAATGTGTTGACGAAAAACAGCGCCGGTTGCGTGTATTCAGTTCTGATAAGACGATTATCGGGATTCTTAAGACACAGTTCTTTGATAGAATATCCAAGGATCGAATCGGCTTTTTCGACAAGCCCCTCATATTTATCGAAAAGGTCGGATCCCATTCCCCTTTTCTGCGAACCCTGTCCTGCAAACACCCACGCATTCATTGTCTCCGCCTTACTATCATGAACTTCATTCTTAGCAAAAATTGGCTGTTTTCAGTTGCCTTTGATTGATAGTGCAAATATCCATGCCCAAACTAAACTCATTAATTAAAGAACAATATCTGGATTGAGAGCATTTATCCAGATTATATTTGATAAATGTAGCCAATGTTCCCGAGGGGCCCAGATCAAGATAGAGGTTCGGGCCTTGCTGTTCAAGACGTCGGATTACGTGATTAAAAAAAACGGCTTTTCTGGTTGCATTCCATAAATAATACGCATTCACCAAGCTTGTTACCAAACCGTCAAGTCCTGAAATCATTCGAATTTTCGGACCGGCAAAATTAATTGCTGATGAGAACCGAATAAACTCATCATACGCAGGATCCATCATGTCAGAATGAAAAGCAAAGGTAACAGGCAAATCTTGAAAATCGATTTGATTTTGCAGACAAAAAGCGCCTATGTGCTCTATTGGCCGGATTCCGCCCGATACAACAAAATGCCGGCTATAATTTATTCCCGCCAGGTCCACTTTTTCTTGAAATATCGGCAAGGTATAATACAAATCCGGGGTTTCCAGTATAGCTGTCATTGCTCCCTGTGGACAATATCTTTCAATCAGTTCAGCCTGTTTGCATACTAAGAAAAAACCGCTTT
Protein-coding regions in this window:
- a CDS encoding acyltransferase domain-containing protein is translated as MNAWVFAGQGSQKRGMGSDLFDKYEGLVEKADSILGYSIKELCLKNPDNRLIRTEYTQPALFFVNTLLYLEKIAKEKKPDFLAGHSLGEYNALFAAGVFDIETSLRIVKKRGELMAEAQNGGMAAVIGIKSDALHAILKQNNLGSIDIANYNSCFQTVISGPAEDIHNASAIFENAGARYIPLAV
- a CDS encoding acyltransferase domain-containing protein, translated to MNNNADILPEFSMPLVFMFSGQGSHHFHMAQNLYQEHEGFRKHLQNLDILALKYLNCSIIEKIYDSNLKKDIPFTDIHFSHPALFSIQCALAKSIMDCGITPDMVLGYSIGEFVASVIAGVLTVESGFFLVCKQAELIERYCPQGAMTAILETPDLYYTLPIFQEKVDLAGINYSRHFVVSGGIRPIEHIGAFCLQNQIDFQDLPVTFAFHSDMMDPAYDEFIRFSSAINFAGPKIRMISGLDGLVTSLVNAYYLWNATRKAVFFNHVIRRLEQQGPNLYLDLGPSGTLATFIKYNLDKCSQSRYCSLINEFSLGMDICTINQRQLKTANFC